In one Candidatus Hydrogenedentota bacterium genomic region, the following are encoded:
- a CDS encoding neutral/alkaline non-lysosomal ceramidase N-terminal domain-containing protein, protein MSSRVTIACTVFLFVAFHAAAAGPLMAGVATSNITPDTKEYHVPLGGYGERQNAPATGVHDNTLCKALLLKQDDRKYAYVTVDLVGIPRSLRDETVKRIGATGITSDTLMLVASHSHGSVEMNAMNNKNVFENKAIGIYDEKLLMFTADRIAEAIVNADTQYQPVKAGTASMKLDGMNRNRRDSPIIDNELTVTRIDGAEGKPIAVLVNWTAHPTFSGPQTMEVTADWPGYLQREIEGFLPGATCLYSNGAEGDISTAGAQGPSEFARMEDYGRKLAVKALDLVSTIETTPNPAFDFSMTTLRLPEHVVPAALKDAAGPEYGLTPENLPALLEAISPKSSYLGVLRVGDLLAVSIPGEMASSLGIEIKDALRGAGAKYPVIAGLANEWISYMLPPDEYYKGGYEPGVSFYGETLGPTVVKQAIAAGEAVLPKASAAK, encoded by the coding sequence ATGTCATCGCGCGTAACCATTGCATGCACGGTCTTTCTATTTGTGGCGTTCCATGCGGCGGCAGCCGGGCCTCTCATGGCCGGCGTCGCCACGTCGAACATTACGCCGGACACAAAGGAGTACCACGTACCGCTCGGCGGTTACGGCGAGCGGCAGAATGCGCCGGCGACGGGCGTTCACGACAACACGTTGTGCAAGGCGCTTTTGTTGAAACAAGACGATCGCAAGTACGCGTACGTAACCGTCGATCTCGTGGGCATTCCGCGATCGTTGCGCGACGAAACGGTAAAGCGCATCGGCGCCACAGGTATCACGTCGGACACGCTGATGCTCGTCGCAAGCCACAGCCACGGCTCGGTCGAAATGAACGCAATGAACAACAAGAACGTGTTCGAGAATAAGGCGATCGGCATCTACGACGAAAAGCTGCTAATGTTTACGGCGGACCGCATCGCCGAGGCCATCGTGAACGCGGACACACAGTATCAGCCGGTGAAAGCAGGAACGGCGTCGATGAAGTTGGATGGCATGAATCGAAACCGGCGCGATTCGCCGATCATCGACAACGAACTCACCGTCACGCGGATCGACGGGGCCGAGGGGAAGCCCATCGCCGTGTTGGTCAATTGGACGGCGCACCCGACATTTTCCGGACCGCAGACGATGGAAGTGACGGCGGATTGGCCCGGGTACTTGCAGCGCGAGATAGAAGGTTTTCTTCCCGGAGCGACCTGCCTCTACTCGAACGGCGCGGAGGGCGACATCTCGACGGCGGGCGCTCAGGGGCCCAGCGAATTCGCGCGAATGGAAGACTACGGGCGCAAATTGGCCGTAAAGGCCCTCGACCTGGTGTCGACCATCGAGACGACTCCCAACCCCGCATTCGATTTTTCGATGACCACGCTACGTCTGCCGGAACACGTTGTCCCCGCGGCGCTGAAGGACGCAGCGGGACCGGAATACGGCCTTACACCCGAGAACCTGCCTGCGCTGCTCGAGGCGATTTCGCCTAAATCGTCGTACCTCGGCGTGCTCCGGGTCGGCGACTTGCTTGCGGTGTCGATTCCGGGGGAGATGGCCTCGTCGCTCGGCATCGAGATTAAGGACGCATTGCGCGGCGCCGGCGCGAAATACCCGGTCATCGCGGGCCTCGCGAACGAATGGATCAGCTACATGCTGCCGCCGGACGAGTACTACAAAGGAGGTTA
- a CDS encoding NAD(+)/NADH kinase, translating to MGKPIKAIVYGAEAQALLPQLEKFPQIEVVEKSPDIVICFGGDGTLLSAELKWPGVPKVPIRNSRRGHRCIPHPPAKVIERLVKDRLTRTEFVKIACDVFDDGAKIPKHSVTAMNECNVHMGHINLAVRFRIWLDNEPFANGIEILGDGFIVSTPFGSTAYFNQITRGVFHTGLGIAFKNTTELTSHVIVPDSVVVRAQITRGPAVLAYDNTPKYLNLREGDRLELRKASTPATVLTWEPLANPANGF from the coding sequence GTGGGCAAGCCGATCAAGGCCATTGTGTACGGCGCGGAAGCGCAGGCGCTGCTGCCACAACTCGAGAAGTTCCCCCAGATCGAGGTGGTCGAGAAGTCTCCGGACATCGTCATTTGCTTTGGCGGCGACGGCACCCTGCTTTCCGCCGAACTCAAGTGGCCCGGCGTCCCCAAGGTGCCGATCCGCAACAGCCGCCGCGGGCACCGCTGCATCCCGCATCCGCCCGCGAAGGTGATCGAACGTCTGGTGAAAGACCGTCTCACCCGCACCGAGTTCGTGAAAATCGCGTGCGACGTGTTCGACGATGGCGCAAAAATACCGAAGCACTCGGTCACGGCAATGAACGAGTGCAACGTGCACATGGGGCACATCAACCTGGCGGTGCGCTTCCGAATCTGGTTGGACAACGAGCCTTTCGCGAACGGCATCGAAATCCTCGGCGACGGGTTTATCGTCAGCACGCCATTCGGCAGTACCGCGTACTTCAACCAGATCACACGCGGCGTCTTTCATACTGGCCTCGGCATCGCGTTCAAAAACACGACCGAACTGACGAGTCACGTCATTGTGCCCGACTCGGTCGTTGTGCGCGCACAGATTACGCGCGGCCCCGCCGTACTCGCGTACGACAACACACCGAAGTATTTGAACCTGCGCGAAGGGGATCGCCTTGAACTGCGAAAGGCGAGCACGCCGGCGACGGTATTGACATGGGAGCCGCTCGCGAACCCCGCGAACGGATTCTGA
- a CDS encoding PGPGW domain-containing protein, which yields MKVSFNYIRGKGFRHMDPIKHARRLAVTVIGSTVLLVGLALLVLPGPAFVVIPIGLAILSTEFVWAARLLKHVKENAAYAAQTVIGSGKNSGASSYWSRLIAWLRPARTAPNE from the coding sequence ATGAAAGTGTCCTTCAATTACATCCGCGGCAAAGGTTTCAGGCATATGGACCCCATTAAGCATGCTCGCCGATTAGCTGTCACGGTGATAGGTTCTACCGTCCTGTTGGTCGGTCTTGCATTGCTCGTGCTGCCGGGGCCGGCGTTCGTAGTAATTCCAATTGGACTCGCCATTTTGAGCACGGAATTCGTCTGGGCGGCACGACTGCTCAAGCACGTGAAGGAAAACGCCGCGTACGCGGCACAGACCGTTATCGGCAGCGGCAAGAATTCGGGGGCGTCCTCGTATTGGTCGCGCCTGATCGCTTGGCTGAGGCCGGCGCGGACCGCCCCGAACGAATAA
- a CDS encoding ADP-ribosylglycohydrolase family protein — protein MPYFKEIQLLAEQVSLWADLRHEQGADIGKEVRRVTRELDAARKRLQRVAAVDREREPDALHAIRRLRPRGPRKLANPALRGDFANRLRGAWLGRAAGCTLGVPVESWSVEDMEELAKLGSQPFPPEDYWAIHPKQNVVHHKVKRIKDYLRGHIAEVPVDDDLAYTQLGLLILERYGLGFTTANVAEMWLRHIPLAWTAEEVTLRNLRAGIVPEESGGVNNPYQEWIGADIRSDPWGYACAGWPERAAELAYRDAYLSHRGNGVYGAMLFAAAIAAAFAVDDPIDAIRVGLTEIPRDCRLARDVRWALRYAPKLKTFREARAAVEKRFAGMHHVHTNNNACLTVFGLQLGRGDFTKTIGACVAMGYDNDCTAATAGSILGAVIGIRRIPERWWKPFGNRASTYLKGVQAFRNDEMVRRFAAFTRQVWESG, from the coding sequence ATGCCCTACTTCAAAGAGATTCAGCTACTGGCCGAGCAGGTGTCGCTATGGGCCGATTTGCGCCACGAACAGGGCGCGGACATCGGGAAAGAAGTGCGCCGCGTTACCCGTGAACTCGATGCGGCGCGCAAGCGGTTGCAGCGTGTCGCGGCGGTGGATCGTGAACGTGAGCCGGATGCGTTGCATGCCATTCGAAGGCTTCGGCCAAGAGGACCGCGTAAGCTGGCGAACCCGGCGCTGCGCGGCGATTTTGCGAATCGCCTTCGCGGCGCGTGGCTGGGCCGCGCGGCGGGATGTACGCTCGGAGTGCCGGTGGAGTCGTGGTCCGTCGAAGACATGGAGGAACTGGCGAAACTCGGGTCGCAGCCGTTTCCGCCGGAGGATTACTGGGCCATTCACCCGAAACAGAACGTCGTTCATCACAAAGTAAAGCGGATTAAGGACTATCTCCGCGGCCACATAGCCGAAGTGCCCGTCGATGACGACCTCGCGTACACGCAGTTGGGCCTGCTGATTCTCGAACGATATGGTTTAGGCTTCACGACGGCGAATGTCGCGGAGATGTGGCTCAGACATATTCCGCTCGCCTGGACGGCAGAAGAAGTGACATTGCGCAATCTCCGCGCGGGCATCGTGCCGGAAGAATCGGGCGGCGTCAACAACCCGTATCAGGAATGGATCGGCGCGGACATTCGGAGCGATCCCTGGGGCTACGCGTGCGCGGGGTGGCCGGAACGCGCGGCAGAGTTGGCGTATCGCGACGCATACCTGTCGCATCGCGGCAATGGTGTGTATGGCGCGATGCTTTTCGCCGCGGCGATTGCCGCCGCATTTGCCGTCGACGATCCGATCGATGCGATCAGGGTTGGGCTGACTGAAATTCCTCGCGACTGCCGGCTCGCGCGCGATGTCAGGTGGGCGTTGCGCTACGCGCCAAAACTCAAAACGTTTCGAGAGGCGCGCGCGGCGGTCGAGAAGCGGTTTGCAGGCATGCACCATGTACACACGAACAACAATGCGTGTCTTACGGTCTTCGGACTCCAACTGGGCCGCGGCGATTTTACGAAGACGATTGGCGCATGTGTTGCGATGGGGTACGACAACGACTGCACGGCGGCGACGGCCGGGTCCATTCTTGGCGCGGTCATCGGTATTCGCAGAATTCCCGAGCGATGGTGGAAACCGTTCGGCAATCGGGCGTCTACGTATCTCAAGGGCGTGCAAGCGTTTCGGAACGATGAAATGGTGCGCCGCTTTGCTGCGTTTACTCGGCAAGTCTGGGAAAGCGGATAA
- a CDS encoding PKD domain-containing protein, which yields MRITSAAVVLSILFVGAAPVIGPKGKGSVKVTLKPADAVNAGAQWRVDGGNWRDSGDKVRKLSPGDHTISFAPIDGWKKPKDKTVAVVAGETVSVRGKYVQTGPPPPVASATPMAGPAPLTIQFSGDANDPNIGAATFSWTFGDGGTSFDEDPTYAYPIGTPPGNYDVTFIVTDNGGVQRATTIPITITAGAVSAVEQVEPSESAEIVVTDAGSPIADASVAIPKGAIDEPLVITIGEDITTPSDWLGREPLVELGPEGTTFDKAVTVRVPVSPAVANPENVRIIAYDPSRGAWSTDGITDIVYIGGEDRVITFKTTHFTFFSTLDTWTIQDLGTLGGATTYAFSINEDSQVTGYSYPFVAANWRHAMLWESGSPLEDIHDSTDKHSYGFSINAAATVQIAGYTQVEDFDEDFTAFVWDATNGMQDLGTLGGTSAQAWGINDSGVVAGQSTIATGETRAFRWTSGGGMTSLGTLGGDNSIATAVNGAGQIVGWSEDNGTNKEAAFRWTSGVGMVKLQQFSSAKYSFALSINSSGNSAGEAQIGNSSPIHAALWTGTTQVTDLGTLGGASSVARAINDNNQVVGSSLTNTGVTRAFGWDDTGTATMTNLNDLLPGGSGWVLVEAWDINNSGEVVGYGTKDGLTRGFLLKKE from the coding sequence ATGCGTATCACATCGGCGGCGGTCGTCCTCTCCATATTGTTCGTCGGCGCGGCGCCTGTCATTGGTCCGAAAGGAAAAGGAAGCGTCAAAGTCACGCTCAAACCTGCGGACGCGGTCAATGCTGGGGCGCAGTGGCGTGTGGACGGTGGAAATTGGAGGGACAGCGGGGACAAGGTACGCAAGCTGTCGCCGGGCGATCACACGATTTCGTTCGCGCCCATCGATGGTTGGAAAAAGCCGAAGGACAAGACCGTAGCCGTTGTTGCCGGCGAGACCGTATCCGTGCGCGGAAAGTATGTGCAGACCGGCCCGCCGCCGCCGGTTGCGTCCGCGACACCAATGGCCGGGCCCGCGCCCCTCACCATTCAATTCTCCGGCGATGCGAACGATCCGAATATCGGCGCCGCCACGTTTTCGTGGACCTTTGGAGATGGCGGCACGTCATTCGACGAAGACCCGACGTATGCGTACCCGATTGGTACGCCGCCGGGCAATTACGATGTGACGTTCATCGTCACCGACAATGGCGGTGTCCAACGCGCGACGACGATTCCGATCACGATAACCGCGGGCGCGGTTTCCGCGGTTGAACAGGTCGAACCCTCTGAATCGGCCGAGATTGTCGTCACAGATGCAGGCAGCCCCATTGCAGACGCGTCGGTAGCCATTCCGAAAGGCGCGATTGACGAACCGCTGGTGATTACGATTGGCGAAGATATCACGACGCCATCGGACTGGCTGGGCCGAGAACCCCTGGTCGAACTGGGTCCGGAAGGTACGACATTCGACAAGGCGGTGACCGTGCGCGTGCCGGTCTCTCCGGCTGTCGCAAATCCGGAAAACGTGCGCATTATTGCGTATGACCCGTCGCGCGGCGCGTGGTCCACGGACGGCATTACCGATATCGTGTACATCGGAGGCGAGGACCGCGTCATTACGTTCAAGACGACGCACTTCACCTTCTTCTCGACATTGGACACGTGGACGATTCAAGACTTGGGCACGCTTGGCGGCGCCACGACGTATGCGTTCAGCATCAACGAAGATTCCCAAGTGACGGGATATTCGTATCCGTTTGTCGCTGCCAATTGGCGGCACGCCATGCTTTGGGAAAGTGGGAGCCCGCTCGAGGATATTCACGATTCGACCGACAAACACAGCTACGGGTTCTCTATCAACGCCGCCGCCACCGTGCAAATCGCGGGCTACACGCAGGTGGAGGATTTCGACGAGGATTTCACGGCATTCGTCTGGGACGCAACAAACGGAATGCAAGACCTCGGCACGCTGGGCGGGACGTCCGCGCAGGCGTGGGGCATCAACGATTCCGGTGTCGTGGCGGGCCAGAGCACGATTGCGACCGGCGAAACGCGCGCGTTTCGCTGGACCTCGGGCGGCGGGATGACCAGTCTGGGAACGCTTGGCGGCGACAACTCGATCGCGACGGCCGTCAACGGCGCAGGGCAAATTGTCGGTTGGTCTGAGGACAACGGAACAAACAAGGAAGCCGCGTTTCGCTGGACCTCCGGGGTGGGTATGGTCAAACTCCAGCAATTTTCGAGCGCGAAGTACAGTTTTGCGCTTTCAATCAATTCCAGCGGTAATTCGGCGGGTGAAGCGCAAATCGGAAACTCGAGTCCAATTCACGCGGCACTGTGGACGGGCACGACGCAGGTTACCGACCTCGGCACGCTCGGCGGTGCATCAAGTGTTGCGCGGGCGATAAATGACAACAACCAAGTCGTGGGCTCCTCGCTCACGAATACGGGGGTCACTCGCGCATTCGGTTGGGACGACACGGGCACAGCGACAATGACAAACCTGAACGATCTGCTGCCCGGTGGATCGGGGTGGGTGCTCGTGGAAGCGTGGGACATCAACAATTCCGGTGAGGTCGTCGGATACGGCACAAAAGACGGCCTCACGCGGGGGTTCTTGCTCAAAAAGGAATAA
- a CDS encoding PQQ-binding-like beta-propeller repeat protein, with protein MAGAGDTVGLPTHWSETENVVWKVEIPPFGWSTPVVQGNDIWLTTATEDGRDFFAICVDVGTGKIRINEKLFHCDNPEPLNNGVNCYASPSPVIEPGRVYVHFGSYGTACLDTATGKPVWKREDLPCRHFRGPGSSPIVFKNLLFLTFDGVDQQYLAALDTKTGETVWRTDRSTKWTDYDEQGNLIREGDFRKGYSTPIVFDVNGKSQVLSPGSACAFAYDTATGKELWALRYDGYTPAARPVYADGVAYIISGRGKASLSAVRVDGNGDVTESHRAWKYEGPELPTEPSPVLVDGLLFLLSNNGTVTCLDAAKGEVIWTDRIGGNYVASPILADGMLYCCSTQGKTTLIKAGRALEVVATNSLDEGFMASPAVAGGALILRTKTHLYRIENQAGES; from the coding sequence GTGGCGGGCGCCGGTGACACCGTCGGCCTGCCGACGCACTGGAGCGAGACCGAGAACGTAGTGTGGAAGGTGGAAATCCCGCCGTTCGGTTGGTCGACGCCGGTTGTGCAGGGCAACGACATCTGGCTGACAACGGCGACGGAAGATGGCCGTGACTTCTTTGCCATTTGTGTTGATGTGGGGACCGGGAAGATTCGCATTAACGAGAAGCTCTTCCACTGCGACAATCCGGAGCCGCTCAACAATGGTGTGAACTGTTACGCCTCACCTTCGCCGGTAATCGAACCCGGGCGCGTATACGTGCACTTTGGGAGCTATGGCACCGCGTGCCTCGACACCGCGACCGGCAAGCCGGTCTGGAAACGGGAAGACTTGCCATGCCGCCATTTTCGCGGGCCAGGGTCGTCGCCTATCGTGTTCAAGAACCTACTGTTTCTTACGTTCGACGGTGTGGACCAGCAGTACCTGGCGGCACTCGATACGAAGACTGGCGAAACCGTTTGGCGCACCGATCGGTCGACGAAGTGGACCGACTACGACGAACAGGGAAACTTAATCCGCGAAGGCGATTTTCGCAAAGGCTACTCGACGCCAATCGTCTTTGACGTAAATGGGAAATCGCAAGTGCTCAGCCCAGGCTCGGCATGCGCCTTCGCATACGACACGGCGACCGGCAAGGAACTGTGGGCGCTCCGGTACGACGGGTATACCCCCGCGGCCCGGCCCGTTTATGCGGACGGCGTCGCCTACATCATTTCCGGCCGAGGCAAGGCAAGCTTGTCCGCCGTGCGCGTGGATGGCAACGGAGATGTAACCGAATCACACCGCGCGTGGAAGTACGAGGGGCCGGAGTTGCCGACGGAACCCTCGCCGGTACTCGTTGATGGCCTGCTCTTCCTCTTGAGCAACAACGGCACGGTCACCTGTCTCGACGCGGCGAAGGGCGAGGTCATCTGGACCGATCGTATCGGCGGCAATTACGTCGCGTCGCCGATTCTGGCCGACGGCATGCTTTATTGTTGCAGCACGCAGGGCAAGACGACTTTGATCAAGGCAGGCCGCGCGCTCGAAGTGGTTGCGACGAACTCATTGGACGAAGGATTCATGGCGTCGCCCGCGGTTGCGGGCGGCGCTCTCATCCTGCGCACAAAGACGCACCTCTACCGAATCGAAAATCAGGCGGGCGAGTCCTAG
- a CDS encoding PQQ-like beta-propeller repeat protein translates to MSDPTDEHEESVSAEEPARGPGPETPSAPVRLNVVPAVIIVAAHMIVLAFTVTLPTVFGNAVGIVVMPILAALLLAIWWLGFSRAPWRDRIAGLGIFVAVVAWTVVTQPQYQARILSVSLPVLTTGIVAVLAATMWSAWPAQRTKALLYMIACAVIFPLFRIDDVGGNLAPNMSWRWSAPPKLAVDNPGGSAALPEKPGPLDWPAFRGPQRDGVARGVAIATNWNEQLPKELWRNPVGLGFSSFCAIGGYVFTQEQRGDTEVVVCYEAGSGDEVWINGLKARFDEAVGSGPRATPTFDSGKLYTQGATGILQCLNAATGEQVWQADVAKDTTANVPEWGFSSSPLVTDKFVVMYTGGVSDSRQEFGAENDAVIAYDKSTGAKVWCSGASAPGYSSAHLADLGGVQQIVMTSGFGVQSFDPTTGALLWENKWPIRMNPRVVQPMIVDGGRAVLVGTAEGKGTRYLQVALNEAKWNVTEKWTTREFRPYFNDYVLHKGYCYGFDGNTLMCIDSATGYRRWKGGRYGGQLLLIENSNVLIVLSEKGELALVRTNPSEFEEIARFQALTGKTWNHPVVANGKLFVRNAEEMACFELPG, encoded by the coding sequence ATGTCCGACCCGACCGACGAACACGAAGAATCTGTCTCTGCGGAGGAGCCCGCGCGAGGACCCGGCCCGGAGACTCCATCAGCGCCCGTGCGCCTGAACGTCGTTCCCGCCGTTATCATCGTCGCCGCGCACATGATTGTGCTCGCGTTCACGGTGACGTTGCCAACGGTCTTCGGGAACGCGGTCGGCATCGTCGTCATGCCGATCCTGGCGGCGCTGCTGCTCGCCATCTGGTGGCTCGGGTTTAGCCGCGCGCCCTGGCGCGACCGAATCGCGGGTTTGGGCATTTTCGTTGCAGTCGTGGCGTGGACGGTCGTGACGCAGCCGCAGTACCAAGCAAGAATTCTGTCCGTCTCGCTGCCCGTCCTCACAACGGGAATCGTCGCGGTCCTTGCCGCGACCATGTGGTCCGCGTGGCCTGCGCAACGCACAAAAGCGCTGCTGTACATGATCGCCTGCGCCGTCATCTTTCCGTTGTTTCGCATCGACGACGTGGGCGGCAATCTCGCACCGAACATGTCGTGGCGATGGAGCGCGCCGCCGAAACTGGCTGTTGACAATCCCGGCGGAAGTGCGGCATTGCCCGAAAAGCCGGGTCCGCTCGATTGGCCCGCGTTCCGAGGCCCGCAACGCGACGGCGTGGCGCGCGGGGTCGCCATCGCGACGAATTGGAACGAACAGCTACCGAAAGAACTGTGGCGCAATCCCGTCGGCCTCGGCTTCTCGTCCTTCTGCGCGATTGGCGGCTATGTCTTCACCCAGGAACAGCGCGGTGACACCGAAGTGGTCGTGTGCTACGAAGCCGGTAGCGGCGACGAGGTTTGGATCAATGGATTGAAGGCGCGTTTCGACGAGGCGGTCGGCTCCGGCCCGCGCGCAACGCCGACGTTTGACAGCGGCAAGCTCTACACGCAGGGCGCCACGGGGATTCTGCAGTGCCTTAACGCCGCGACAGGCGAGCAGGTTTGGCAAGCGGACGTCGCCAAGGACACCACCGCAAACGTGCCGGAGTGGGGATTCTCGAGCTCACCGCTCGTCACCGACAAGTTTGTCGTAATGTACACCGGCGGCGTCAGCGATTCCCGACAGGAATTTGGAGCGGAAAACGACGCTGTCATTGCGTACGACAAATCCACTGGCGCGAAAGTGTGGTGCAGTGGCGCAAGCGCGCCCGGGTATTCGTCGGCCCATCTCGCCGATCTCGGCGGCGTGCAGCAGATTGTTATGACCAGCGGGTTTGGCGTGCAATCGTTCGACCCGACAACTGGTGCACTGCTGTGGGAAAACAAATGGCCCATTCGGATGAACCCGCGCGTCGTGCAGCCCATGATCGTCGATGGCGGCCGCGCCGTGCTCGTCGGTACGGCCGAAGGAAAAGGCACACGGTATCTGCAAGTCGCGCTAAACGAGGCCAAATGGAACGTCACGGAAAAATGGACGACGCGCGAGTTTCGCCCGTACTTCAACGACTACGTCCTCCACAAGGGCTACTGCTACGGATTTGACGGAAACACGCTCATGTGCATCGATTCCGCGACGGGGTATCGCCGCTGGAAGGGCGGTCGCTATGGCGGGCAGTTGCTGCTGATCGAGAACTCAAACGTGTTAATCGTTCTGTCCGAAAAGGGTGAACTCGCGCTCGTGCGCACGAACCCGAGTGAGTTCGAGGAAATCGCGCGGTTTCAGGCGCTCACCGGCAAGACGTGGAACCATCCGGTAGTCGCCAACGGGAAACTCTTCGTGCGCAACGCGGAGGAAATGGCGTGCTTCGAGCTGCCGGGCTAA